The Neomonachus schauinslandi chromosome 4, ASM220157v2, whole genome shotgun sequence genome includes a region encoding these proteins:
- the LOC110574668 gene encoding type-1 angiotensin II receptor-associated protein isoform X2, with protein sequence MELPTVNLKTILLVHWLLTTWGCITFSGPYPWANFTILAVGVWAVAQRDSIDAISLFLGGLAATIFLDIVHISVFYQRAGFTDTERFGAGMAILSLLLKPLSCCFVYHMYRERGGFLGPSQERSDYQTIDSPEAPTDPFVGSEGRGHSPQGY encoded by the exons ATGGAGCTGCCTACCGTGAACCTGAAG acGATCCTGCTGGTTCACTGGCTGCTGACGACCTG GGGCTGCATCACGTTCTCGGGCCCCTATCCCTGGGCCAACTTCACCATCCTGGCCGTGGGTGTGTGGGCCGTCGCTCAGCGGGACTCCATCGACGCCATAAGTCTG TTCCTCGGTGGCTTGGCGGCCACCATCTTTCTGGATATCGTCCACATCAGCGTCTTCTACCAGCGGGCCGGCTTCACGGACACAGAGCGCTTTGGTGCCGGCATGGCCATCCTCAGCCTGCTCCTCAAGCCCTTGTCTTGCTGCTTTGTCTACCACATGTACCGGGAGCGCGGGG GTTTCCTTGGACCATCACAGGAGCGCAGTGACTACCAGACGATTGACTCACCAGAGGCGCCCACAGACCCCTTTGTAGGCTCGGAGGGCAGGGGTCACTCCCCGCAAGGGTACTGA
- the LOC110574668 gene encoding type-1 angiotensin II receptor-associated protein isoform X1, with product MELPTVNLKTILLVHWLLTTWGCITFSGPYPWANFTILAVGVWAVAQRDSIDAISLFLGGLAATIFLDIVHISVFYQRAGFTDTERFGAGMAILSLLLKPLSCCFVYHMYRERGGELLLHIGFLGPSQERSDYQTIDSPEAPTDPFVGSEGRGHSPQGY from the exons ATGGAGCTGCCTACCGTGAACCTGAAG acGATCCTGCTGGTTCACTGGCTGCTGACGACCTG GGGCTGCATCACGTTCTCGGGCCCCTATCCCTGGGCCAACTTCACCATCCTGGCCGTGGGTGTGTGGGCCGTCGCTCAGCGGGACTCCATCGACGCCATAAGTCTG TTCCTCGGTGGCTTGGCGGCCACCATCTTTCTGGATATCGTCCACATCAGCGTCTTCTACCAGCGGGCCGGCTTCACGGACACAGAGCGCTTTGGTGCCGGCATGGCCATCCTCAGCCTGCTCCTCAAGCCCTTGTCTTGCTGCTTTGTCTACCACATGTACCGGGAGCGCGGGGGTGAGCTCCTGCTCCATATTG GTTTCCTTGGACCATCACAGGAGCGCAGTGACTACCAGACGATTGACTCACCAGAGGCGCCCACAGACCCCTTTGTAGGCTCGGAGGGCAGGGGTCACTCCCCGCAAGGGTACTGA